CATGATTGACGACATCGTCCTGCCCGTGCTGACACGACCGGCTCACTGAGCAGCAGCTTTTCGACAGAGCGGCACTCGGCTTCGACAGGTCAGTCCACATTGATGGTGGCGTAGTGTTGGGCCGCTTCAGCCACCCGATGATTGTAGTCAACAGAGGGATTGTAGGCGCTGATAGCACTGATCCAGTTCTTGGATTGAGTCAGATTTCCTCCGGTCTTGCACAAATACAAGCCTGCCGCGAGCGCAGCGTCGTCAATCTGGTTGATGTCCTGTTTGCCGTCACGGTTGCCATCTTGTGCGGCGCTCTTCCATGTTGCAGGAATGAACTGCATCGGCCCTACCGCGCGATCCCAGGTGGTGTCGCCGTCAATCTCGCCACGATCCGTATCCGGGGTACGGTTGTTTCCGTTGCCATCGAGGGCCACACCGATGATTGATGGAGCGACCGTCCCGTCTGCATGCAGTGTGGCGTTATTGGTGCTGCCATGTTCGGTTTCTACCTGACCGATGGCAGCGAGGGTGTTCCATCCCAGTCCGCATGAGGGATGGGTGCGAGACACGGCGATTGACGCTCCTGCATAGGCTTGCAGCGCGCGTTCGGGAATGCCGGACGATTTGGCGATTTTCGTCACCCATTCCTTGTCTGCAAGTTTCGCAATGGGTATGTTCTCTTGCTCACCGCCGTTGGCAGTCACATTGGCAGTACCGGATGCCGAGGGTGCTGCGCTGGTTGGCGCTGTTGTTGTAGCTTCCGTGTCCGTAGCTAGCGTGGCGCTGCTGCTTGCATGCCCTGCAGCGCTTGCCTGACTCTCGTCATTTTCTGGTGCATAAGTTGCGGCGAACAATGCTGCAAGAAGTGCGGCAATCCCCAATAATCCGAGCACACTCATGGTCGTTGGCCACGCTAGCCGCCGCCAGGGTATGGCAGCAGAAGTGTGGCGCGCGTTGTCCGGAGTGTACTCCGAGGCATTGGTTTCAGGTGTCGAAGGGAATAATGGAAAAGGATTCTGTGGATCAGTCATGGTCAGACCTTCTGGAAATACGATGTGAACGATGTGTGGAACGATGCTCCGATGGAATGGATTCGGTAGCACTCTGAGGAGCTTGAACACCTTGAGATATCTGAACACCCTGAGATGCCTGAACACTCTGCGATGCCTGAGCCTGTCTGAGTGTCGCGCGTGACCTATGTCCGTGTGTCACTGCGCGAATGACAACGCCTTGTTGTGGAGAAAACAGCCACGCGCACAGAAAAACTGCCGTCAACACCAGCACGATGGTGCCGCCTGTCGGAAAATCCCATGACCACGAAACGTACAGGCCGGTCAGTGCCGAACATGCGCCAATCACCGGAGCCACGACCATCATGATGCCCAGACGGTCAGTCAGCAGGCGTGCGGTTGCCGCCGGTGTCACCAGCAGAGCGAGCACGAGGATATTACCGATGGTTTGCACGCTTATCACGACCGCAAGCGTGACCAGCACGTAGAGAGCCAGATCGAGCCAGAATACCGCGAGTCCTTGTGCCCGTGCGGATTCACGATCCAAGGAGACGGTCACCAATTCCTTGTGAAGAAGGAATATGACCAGCAACACCACGAGCGAAGTACCCGCCACAATGTACAGATCCGACTCGGGAATTCCTGTTATCGAGCCGAAGAGGAACTGCTGCAAAGACCCTGCATATCCGGGCGATTGGGAGATAATGACAATGCCAAGCGCGAAGGCGGCGACGAACAGGATGCCGATGATGGAATCTTCTTTCAATCGTCGGTTCTGCGAAAACACGGCGACAAGAATCGCCGTAAGCACTCCGGCGACCGTTCCACCGAGCACGAGGTTGCCGGAAATCACAAATGCGACAGCCAAACCGGGGAATACGGCATGTGCCACGGCATCACCGATGAACGCCATGCCGCGCAGCACAACGTAGCAGCCCACTACCCCGCACACCATGGAAGACATCACCGCAACCGCTAATGCCTTGGGTAGGAACGCGAGATTTGGGTTGAACAAATCCATAAAGAAATCAACGGGACTCATGCGACCGCCTTCACCATGCGCAGCAATGCGGAGTCGCGCCCCACACCGAAGGTCGTCGTCCACGCATCAGGGTTCGATACCAATGCGGATGGGGTTCCGGCTGCGATAATCGTCGAATTCAGCAATGCCAGACGGTCAGCGCCTCCTATCGCACCAACAAGGTCATGCGTGGTCATCAACACGGCATGGCCTTCATGCGCGATATCGCGAAACAGACCGGCAAGCAGCTCTTGGGTCGGCATATCAAGTCCCGTATAAGGTTCATCCAGCAGCAGCACCGAAGGTTGCAGGGCGAGGGCGCGTGCCACCAGCACCCGCTGGCGTTGCCCGCCGGAAAGCTGACCTACCGGCCTGTCTGCAAGCGCCGTCATGCGCACACGATCAAGGGCATCAGCGACAGCTTCCCAAACGGCCGCATCAGGACGTTTGAACAACCCCAATTTTCCACACAGTCCTGTCGCCACCACGTTGGCAACGGAAATCGGAAAATCCCAGGCGAACTCGTGGCGTTGGGGAACATAGCCGATGGCGGCACGCCCAGGCTTGGCACTTCTCCCATCGACGAGCACCCGCCCGAACGCGGCACGCTGCAAACCGAGAACGGTACGCAACAATGTGGTTTTGCCCGCACCATTCGGTCCTATCAGCGCGAGCAGCTCACCCCGCTCAACGCTAAGGTTGACAGATTGCAGCACGCATCTGCCACCAAGTTCAACCGTCACATCGTCAAGACGCAGCGCGGCATGTGCATTGGCATGTGTTTTATTGTGTGCGGCAGGAAGCGATGCGGCCTGCGCTGTGGGGAATGCTGTATCCGTTGCTGCACTCATATGCCACCACCAACGCTTTGGTCGCCACCTGTTTCCGCCTCACTCTCGGCTTTGCGCCTTCGATCGTCGAGAATACGGCGTTTGGCCTTGTTTCCGCGCACTATCACCACGGTGAAACCTGCAACCAAGGCAATGAATACCACGATGATGGCTCCAATAAGCACGGCAACCAGCGCAGTGTTTGCAGGGGCACTGCCCTCCTGCCCGCTTTGTCCCGTAGCAGCCGAGCCACCGCTTTTGGTCTTGTCAGCACTGCCGTCAGCGCTCTCGTTGCCGCTAGCACCGCCACTGGCATCTGAGGAACCGGCATGGTCGGATTTTGCGGCGCTACTCCCCTGCCACTGTTGGGCGAATGCCTGATCTGCCGTGGTTGCCGTGCCCACTGCGAAGCGAATGTGCTGAGTGTCCGTCACATGGCTGCCGTCACGCAGCTCAGCTTCGGCGGTAAGTTCAACGAGATACACGCCGGGTTGCGTGAACACCCAGTTCGCGTGCGTATGCGTGTTGACATCCACCCAGATGGGCTGGGATTCGCTCTTGCGTGAATCCCACAACACTTGCGGCTCGCCAAAGGAGCCCGACTGCAGATAGGTCGTCATGATGCCCGGCCCCTGCACCCCCGTCAGCGACAGAGTGATGCCGCGTTCGATGGTGTTCATCACCTCGGGGTCTTGCGTATTCCACCCTATCCACACCACTTCGGGATTCTGCGTCTGCGGCACCACGTACACGTCACTGCCAGCCGCAGCACCCACAAACGAATAGGCAGGGTCTTCAGGAACGGCGAGTTTCGCCGCGTCGAGCACATGGAACACCGTTTCGTCGGGATAGCGCCACACGCTGGTGGCATTCGCGTCAGCCTTGGCCACATCATCGTGAATGAGGAAACGCCAAACCCCCTGGTCATATTTCGGTCCCATATCAATATGCCCGGTGACCAGTTCACGCTGACCGTGGACGATGGCAAGCTCGCCTATCGTCTGGTTCAGATTCGGGTCTTCACCATCCTCGGCGTATGCCAAAGCCGGTATGCCAAGAGCTGCAAGGCTGGTGAGAGTGGCCAGCAGCGCTGCAATACGACGTCGAAATGGATGCAGGTTCATCATGAAGTTTTCCTATCTGTCGAATCGGTGAGGCATTCATTGAGGCTGTCGGCGTTGAATCGCAGCATCTGCTCGTAGCTGTTGACCTCATTGGAGAAGGTGTCGCCATATATCGGGCACACGCGAATGCCTTCATCATTGGCAACCTGTTGCAAGGTTGATGATCTGCTGGCAAGGTTCGGTTCAAGAAACACAGCGGGCACTTGCAGGGAGCGGATGGTTTCGACCAGTTTGCGCCGGTCCGCCAGCGAAGGCTCCGTAGCAGGGTTGGGAGTGACGAATCCGGCAACGGAAAGACCATATGCATGGGCAAGATATCCGAAAGCATCATGAGTGGTCACCAGATACCGTCCCTGCTGAGGAATCTTGGCGAGTGCCGCCGACATGTAGTCATCCGTCGCTTCCAAGGTTTTCAGATACGCTTCGGCATGTGCCACGTATTGAGCGGTATGAGCTGGGTCAGCGCCGATAAGCGTGTCTCGTATGAGCTGCACATAGGCCATGCCGTTGCGAGCGTTCTGCCACAAATGCGGGTCAATCTCGCCATGTACATGCTTGCCGAGTACGGCTTGCGCGAGCTGATACACATGCTGTCCAGGACGGCCAAGGAAGGCGTATTGAGATCCTTTGGGAATTTCCGCCAACGCTTTGGCTGGCACATCCACAACGACCTGACTTGCCGGATATGCTTGCTGGGAGTGTTCGCCTCCGCCACCCGGATCGTAGCGAACTTCCAAGGCTGCCGAGTCAAGGTTCGCGGTCAAATCGGCATGCCCTTTGTCGAGTATCACCGGGTTCTTGATTCCAGTCTGCTTGGCAGCCTGAGTGGGGTTCACCCCCACGGCGAAGGTGTATGTTGCATGCCCCAAAGCCACGGGTTTGGCGGTATCGCTCACTTTGAGCTTGGCTTGCAGGTCGATGGTGTACACGCCTGGCTTGGTGAAGGCCCACGATAGATGCGTATGCGCGTCCGCAGGCAGCGACATGGTGTCGTCGCGATACCCCTGTGCCGCGTCAAAACCGTCGGAGGAGTCAAAATAGCGTTCCGTATTGCCAAAGGAACCCGTCAAATATGCGAATATATCGCCCGGGCCAGTGGCGTTCGTGGCAGAGAGCAGCACTTCGGAGGTGCGGGTTGCACCGTAGCGTTCCCCGCTGCCATGCGCCCGCAATCCAAGCCACACGGTGTCAAGGTTGACGTTCTCCACTAAGGGAATGATCTCGGCAGCGTATTTCACCGCTTCCTCAGCCAGAGACACGTTGATGGCATCTGAACGCAGGTTAGCATCAAGGGTTTTAATCACCGACTGTTCTTCCAACATTGCATAATTGGAAAATGCGACATCGGCATAGACGACATTTCGGGCGTCTCGCAATGTTGGCTCATAGGAATGTGGATCGCTGTTATCAGGTATGAGGGATACGGCATCTACATAATCACCGCCGACGTGTTCGACCATGTCCCGCAAAATCCCCGTCGTGGTGACCACCCGTAACCGTTCGCTATGCGCGGGCAAGGCTGGTCTGGCGGCGCACCCTGATACCAGCAGCACGCCACACAGCACACCCACCGTTGTCATCCACCGTGCGGCATATCGCACAGCAGCACAACGCGCAGCACAACGCACGACTGACCGCATCGCACACCGGACGACCGACCGCACGTCAACTGTTATGGCCGTGTTCGCCATGCCAATGACCCGTTGCGCTTACCCATCCACCACAGCACGCCCGCACCCGCAGCACCGCTGAGCAGCAGTAGCCCGAGTATCGTCAGCAGCAGTGGCACAGGATTGCCTTCTGTCAGTGCAGCCAAAGGACCGGCACCTTTTGCCCGAGGACCTTGTGCTGCATCAACGCGCTCGTCGGCCTGCTCGGTGTCATCGGCTTCGCCAGCAAGTGCGGAAGCCTGATCTGCCGCCTTTAATGCCGCTTCTTCTGCGAGTTTCTTGGCCCTTGCAGTACCGGCATCATCGGCGGTGAACACGAGTCGAGCTTGCGATGCTGTGTTGCAATCCGTCGTGGAGCTCATGGCCGATGCGGGGTCAACCGCACCCACCACAATCGTGAGGGTTTCAGTATCCGAAGATGTCTGACCGTTAGCAAGCGTGGCGGTCTGCGTCATCGAAATCCGGTATATGCCTTCCCTGCTGAACGCCCAGTTCGCATGTGCGTGAACGCCAAGAGGAATCCTGTAGCTGCCTGCGCCGTTGAATACCATCTGCTGCACTCCGCCGAACGCGCCAGCCAAATACACCTTCATTGACCCTGGACCATTCACCGAGTTGATGGTCCACGTAACCGGCCCGCGAGCGTTACCAGCATTCAGCGATTCCGTATTCCATCCCAGCCAAATAAGATTCGCTTGCTGCGTCTGCGGAATCTGCCACACACGCGAACCTGCCGCACCAATCTGCCCATAACCATTCGGCAATGTCACGACACTGGAGGGCTTCAGCCACAGAATCGTCCCCGCTGGCTCACGGTAAACCTTGGTTCCTGATGTGTCATCACCAATCAACGATTGCAAACTGCCATTGACGATGCGTGACGAGTAATCCACATGCCCAGAAGACAGCACCGTTGCGCCAACCACACACTGGCGTGCCGCCAACGTTGTGACAGGAGGAGTATTGTCACCAGACGTTAGCTGATCCTTCGGAGCATTCGGCACCGATGGAGGCGTAACGACCTTGACCTCACTCCACCCGATCAGGCTGCCGCCCTCGGATCTCACTTCAATGCGGTGCTCTCCCACAGGAGTATCTTTTGGCACTCGGAAACTCGCCACATGCTGAGCATCAACCGTCTGCTTGCCGAGGTTTGTAGGCGTTGAGTGCAGCCATCCGGTAACATCTTTGCCCGCATATCCTTGCGGCAACTGCACACGAAGTAGCTGGCCGGGATAGAATCCCTGCGCGCCATCAAGCACACGCAGACCGCCTCTATTGGCATCCGTCAACTCCTCGGTTGGCGTGGTATCCCCATCCGGTGCAGGCTGTTCATCCTGTCCGGTGAAGCAGTTGGCCGGGTCGGCTTGCATCACGTCGGCATGACCCACGGCCACGGCCAACACAAACGGGCTGGTAACCCGAGCACCGGAAGCCAGGGTCGTGGCACGTTCAAACGCCAAGCAATACGAACCCTCAGCACTAAACGCCCACGAACCATGAGCATGCGTGTTCTTAGGAATCGTGAACCTATCAGCATCAGACACGCCATCACGCGTATTAAACAGCACCTCAGGCTGACCAAATATGCCAAGCTGGTACAGCGCGAACTCGCCCGGACCAGACACGTTTGTCAAACGCCAATCCACGCCATTCGTCGCGTTCAAGGTAATCGACTCAGTTGACCAACCCGGCCACAACAACCCGGCCTGCTGGGTCTGCGTGACCTGATAGAACTGCGAACCCGCATTACCAAGGAACGACCACTGGCTACCAGACGGCACCTGAGCCTGAGCGCCAGGCAACAACTGCAACACCGTCTTCGTAGGATCACGCCATGTCTCAGAACCGCTGGTGGTGTCCTTCACCTGAGTCACCAGACGATTACCATCAAGCAGCGAAGCAATGTCAACATGCCCATCATTCAACACCGTCGCACCAGCAGCATTCACCGTCCCGTTAGCAACATTCCACACAGGCTGCGGCACAGGAACACCGGAATCATCGTCACCGCCAGAGCCATCACCCGCATCACCCGGCTCGTCGGTGTCACCAGGGTCGCTCGGGTCACCAGTATCTGAACCGGAACCATTGTTGTCGTCATCACCACCATCCGAACCGGAATCATCGCCAGTGTCAGAGCCATCGCCACCATCAGAGCCATCACCTGGATTATCGGTATCACCGTCACCACCCGTATCGCCTGGGTCACTAGGTTCGTCGGTGTCACCCGTATCACCTGGATCACCAGTCTCCGAACCGGAACCGTTGCCGTCATCGCCACCATTGTCACCGGTATCACTACCATCACCGGTATCACTACCATCGCCGGGCGTATCGGTGTCCTTGAAGCAGGTAGCAGGGTCGATGCTCGTCACATCGGTCTCGCCAACAGCAAGGGCAAGGGTGAACTTGTTGGACGCAGATTTGCCCGAAGCGAGTGTCGTGGCACGAGTGAACGCTAGGCAATACACTCCCTCCTCAGTGAATGCCCATGAGCCGTGCGCGTGCGTCATCTTCGGGATTTCAAATGAGTCCGCTGAGGTGATTCCGTCGCGAGTGTTGAAACGCACATCCACACCGCCCAACACTGTCGCGCTGGATGTGTAGAGAGCGAATTCACCGGGCCCGGAAGCGTTGTCTAGACTCCACGTCACACCGCTTTGAATGGCCGACTCCGCGATCTCATCGGTAGACCAGCCCGGCCACAGCAACCCATCGTACTGGACTTCACTCACTTGCCAGATCGAACTGCCAGGCTCGCCCAGGAAGGAATACGCTTCATCTTCAGGCAGCACCGTCTTGGAGTCAGGGAGTAGCTGTAATACGGTTTCGTTCGTGTCACGGTATATTGCAGTGGACGAAGCGGTGGTGTCCTTGACCTTAGTAGTGAAGACTCCATCATCTATCCGGGAGGTGATGTCAACGTGACCATCGTTGAGGACTGTTGCCCCCGCTTGGTTGACCGTGCCGTTGCTTACATCCCATGCGGGCTTCGTCTCCTCACCGTCACCGCCATCTCCAGGGGTCGGGTCAGGCGTGCTACCTGCGTCCCCATCCGCGCACGTCTGCGTCAAAGTCGTCTCGTCATGCTCGTAGCCAGGCCCGTCAACAACAACCGTGAGAGTCTTCGACGTTGTTAACGTTTCGTTCAAGCCGTTGTCGATTGCCCACGTCATTGCAATGCAGTACTTGCCAGGAGTCGTCACCTTCCAGGTTGTTTGCCCTTGCGTTTGGGATTGCGCCTGGATGGCGGTCTTGCTGACGCCGGCTTCAGTGTTAAAGAGGTCCTTCGATCGATGCGTCGTAACCAGTTCACCAGGTCCGCTTACTGAGTCTATCGTCCATGAAATGCCTTTGGGCGCTTCCTGGCGTGTAACGCCAGTGGCATCCCAGTCCAGACTGGGTGGATAGGTTCGCGATATCTTGCCCAGTCCCGATACTGCGAAGGCACCCCTGAATCCCGTATCTGGAAGGGTTCTGTGGAAAATCACTGAGTCGACATCATGTCTCAGTCCAAGGGTGGTACGATATGCGTCATCCTCTCGAAGAGCTGTAACAGGTTTCCCGTCCTCGATACGTGTTTCGAATGTCCACCAGCCACCATCAGCGACACGCGGCTGAGATTCGGCCGAAGGGGCAGCCGGCTTCGGACTGTACGTCGGGTACTCCATGGTGCGGCTGCACGGCACCACTGTCGAGGGGTCAATGTCACTGCCGACGACATGCGTCAACAATCCGCTAGCCGACTGGTTCGTCCCGTCAGGAACCATTGCATCAACGGTAAAAGCCAGGCAATACACCCCAGGCGCAGTGAACCACCAGTCGTAGTGGGCGTGCGTGTTCAGCCGTTCCAGTATCGCAGAAGGGAGCCCAGTCCTCGTACTGTGATTTACGCCTGTTCCTGTCTTCGCTGAATAGTTCCCAGATTGTATGACATCTCCTGGCGCCGTCTGCCCAGTTGCGCCAGTGACAGCATCAAGGCGGATGCTGAGGAGTGCATCGGAACCGAGATAATCAAGCGTTGGCGATTGCGTGCTTAACCCAACCCAGGGAAGCCCAGAAATCTGGCTCACAGGGCTGCGCCAGACCGTCGCACCCGGTTCCGCCACGAAACTGTAGTCCGCAGTGTCGGTGTACGTGGAAGGCAAGGTCATCTTGCTGGCGTCATCGCTATAGAGGATGAAGTCATCCCAATCCATCCAGTCGTATTGCGGGCTGCTATGATGCGCGCGAAGCGCGAGGGTGTGCGTACCTTCATCGTCCGTGTCAATCTGCGGAGCAATGGCATCTATGTGCCCATCCCGTATGACGGTCACCTCGTCCTTAGGGTCTTCAGTGTCCTCAGTCTCGCCTGGAACTTCAGGATCTTCGGGTGCGGCAGCATCGTCAGGGGTGGTTCCGCAGGCCGCTGTGGCCGGAGTGCCGTCCCCAACGGCAATCCTGATCACCCCGGTCGCCGATAGGGGCGTCTGGTCCGCGGCAGTAGCCTCAGTCCTTACGGTGAGGCAGTACATTCCCTTCGCCGTAAACCGAGCCTGCATGATGTTCGAAGAGCGGGCAGACACTTGTGCAGGGCCTACACCCTGCGCCGAACCATCCGACTGAAGCCCGGTGCCGAACCGGAACGTCTCATCCGGTAAATCAGGCACAGGGTCCCCGTCGGCCCGCGCAGCGGGTATCCGATGCATCGAGACGTATCCTGGACTCTCACTGTCGACGATGCTTACACGTACGTTCTTGTCAGATGCAGACAGCTCAGTCAGCTTCGATGAGATGCCCGCTCGCGTAGCCACATTGAGGAGTATTGGCTTTGCTACACCTGACCGATCAGCGTACGCAGTTGTTTCCCACACCGTTGCTCCAGCACTGCCCAGCCAAGAGTAGTCTTCACCCTCCGGAATTGTGCTCTGCTGACTTGACGGTACACGCAGCACGTCATCACCGGTTTTCGAAAAAACCGACACACTTGGACTCAATCCAACCGACCAGATGCCAGCTGCGTCGAACCCCGTTTGGATAATCGCATTAGTCAGTTCAGTAGCTGAGCTCGGCGCAGGGATATCCCCATCGGCTTGAGATAACGCATGCGCTGGAACAGCCAGCAAGAGCGCGCCGATCATGGCAGAGACAACGGCAACGGCAACGGCAAGCGTCCGTAACAGCTTCATATGAGCAACTTTCTATGGTTGGAACAACATTGAGACAGATCAAAGACAACAACTTTCAGGGCGGGGCCAAGAGAGCCCCACCCCGATAGCGTATAAATGTGCTAGTTTTCGACGATAAACAGGACGTTGAGAATCTAGCGGAGATAGACCACAATCAGATCGCCCGATGGCCATGGCAGCATACATTGCTCGCATGGATATCGCGAAAATCGTCCGGTCAGAGAACGATGCCGAGCATCTGATTGGAATAGCCATAGCGCACCCGGACGCAACCGATATGTTGCTGCCGCACCGCAGTCTTGGTGCATGGGCCGAAGTGTTGAACGCAGCTTGGCGCTGACGAGTATTCGCCCGCATCGTTCTCCTCGCTTCTACGGCATTCCTCACATCCGAATGCCAGCTCACCACTTCTCTTGTTTTCTAGAAGTCGATAACCTTCTCTATTTGATAACAGTTATCATAACCATTTTCATACACAATAACCACACTTCACCACACTGTCAAATTTTGCATTTCCCTGCCGGCCCCTCTACCAAGCACCCCACCACCCGCTGCACCAAGCCCACAATGTCGAAAATTGTTTACCAAAAATTGCTGACGGAAATTGCCCCGCTGAGGTCCGAAAATTCCGATTGTCAGCACTCACGAAAATGAGCAATCAGACCTAGCGGTATAACTAATCGCCCTAGGGTATTGCCCAGACCGAAACTCTTTGCTGACTTTCGGATGGAATAGAATAATTAGAGTGGCTTTTATAGTGTAAAGGAGGCCGTCATGAAGTATGTAACGG
This Bifidobacterium sp. WK041_4_12 DNA region includes the following protein-coding sequences:
- a CDS encoding lytic transglycosylase domain-containing protein, which gives rise to MTDPQNPFPLFPSTPETNASEYTPDNARHTSAAIPWRRLAWPTTMSVLGLLGIAALLAALFAATYAPENDESQASAAGHASSSATLATDTEATTTAPTSAAPSASGTANVTANGGEQENIPIAKLADKEWVTKIAKSSGIPERALQAYAGASIAVSRTHPSCGLGWNTLAAIGQVETEHGSTNNATLHADGTVAPSIIGVALDGNGNNRTPDTDRGEIDGDTTWDRAVGPMQFIPATWKSAAQDGNRDGKQDINQIDDAALAAGLYLCKTGGNLTQSKNWISAISAYNPSVDYNHRVAEAAQHYATINVD
- a CDS encoding anchored repeat-type ABC transporter ATP-binding subunit; its protein translation is MSAATDTAFPTAQAASLPAAHNKTHANAHAALRLDDVTVELGGRCVLQSVNLSVERGELLALIGPNGAGKTTLLRTVLGLQRAAFGRVLVDGRSAKPGRAAIGYVPQRHEFAWDFPISVANVVATGLCGKLGLFKRPDAAVWEAVADALDRVRMTALADRPVGQLSGGQRQRVLVARALALQPSVLLLDEPYTGLDMPTQELLAGLFRDIAHEGHAVLMTTHDLVGAIGGADRLALLNSTIIAAGTPSALVSNPDAWTTTFGVGRDSALLRMVKAVA
- a CDS encoding choice-of-anchor M domain-containing protein — encoded protein: MMNLHPFRRRIAALLATLTSLAALGIPALAYAEDGEDPNLNQTIGELAIVHGQRELVTGHIDMGPKYDQGVWRFLIHDDVAKADANATSVWRYPDETVFHVLDAAKLAVPEDPAYSFVGAAAGSDVYVVPQTQNPEVVWIGWNTQDPEVMNTIERGITLSLTGVQGPGIMTTYLQSGSFGEPQVLWDSRKSESQPIWVDVNTHTHANWVFTQPGVYLVELTAEAELRDGSHVTDTQHIRFAVGTATTADQAFAQQWQGSSAAKSDHAGSSDASGGASGNESADGSADKTKSGGSAATGQSGQEGSAPANTALVAVLIGAIIVVFIALVAGFTVVIVRGNKAKRRILDDRRRKAESEAETGGDQSVGGGI
- a CDS encoding anchored repeat ABC transporter, substrate-binding protein encodes the protein MTTVGVLCGVLLVSGCAARPALPAHSERLRVVTTTGILRDMVEHVGGDYVDAVSLIPDNSDPHSYEPTLRDARNVVYADVAFSNYAMLEEQSVIKTLDANLRSDAINVSLAEEAVKYAAEIIPLVENVNLDTVWLGLRAHGSGERYGATRTSEVLLSATNATGPGDIFAYLTGSFGNTERYFDSSDGFDAAQGYRDDTMSLPADAHTHLSWAFTKPGVYTIDLQAKLKVSDTAKPVALGHATYTFAVGVNPTQAAKQTGIKNPVILDKGHADLTANLDSAALEVRYDPGGGGEHSQQAYPASQVVVDVPAKALAEIPKGSQYAFLGRPGQHVYQLAQAVLGKHVHGEIDPHLWQNARNGMAYVQLIRDTLIGADPAHTAQYVAHAEAYLKTLEATDDYMSAALAKIPQQGRYLVTTHDAFGYLAHAYGLSVAGFVTPNPATEPSLADRRKLVETIRSLQVPAVFLEPNLASRSSTLQQVANDEGIRVCPIYGDTFSNEVNSYEQMLRFNADSLNECLTDSTDRKTS
- a CDS encoding TIGR03773 family transporter-associated surface protein yields the protein MKLLRTLAVAVAVVSAMIGALLLAVPAHALSQADGDIPAPSSATELTNAIIQTGFDAAGIWSVGLSPSVSVFSKTGDDVLRVPSSQQSTIPEGEDYSWLGSAGATVWETTAYADRSGVAKPILLNVATRAGISSKLTELSASDKNVRVSIVDSESPGYVSMHRIPAARADGDPVPDLPDETFRFGTGLQSDGSAQGVGPAQVSARSSNIMQARFTAKGMYCLTVRTEATAADQTPLSATGVIRIAVGDGTPATAACGTTPDDAAAPEDPEVPGETEDTEDPKDEVTVIRDGHIDAIAPQIDTDDEGTHTLALRAHHSSPQYDWMDWDDFILYSDDASKMTLPSTYTDTADYSFVAEPGATVWRSPVSQISGLPWVGLSTQSPTLDYLGSDALLSIRLDAVTGATGQTAPGDVIQSGNYSAKTGTGVNHSTRTGLPSAILERLNTHAHYDWWFTAPGVYCLAFTVDAMVPDGTNQSASGLLTHVVGSDIDPSTVVPCSRTMEYPTYSPKPAAPSAESQPRVADGGWWTFETRIEDGKPVTALREDDAYRTTLGLRHDVDSVIFHRTLPDTGFRGAFAVSGLGKISRTYPPSLDWDATGVTRQEAPKGISWTIDSVSGPGELVTTHRSKDLFNTEAGVSKTAIQAQSQTQGQTTWKVTTPGKYCIAMTWAIDNGLNETLTTSKTLTVVVDGPGYEHDETTLTQTCADGDAGSTPDPTPGDGGDGEETKPAWDVSNGTVNQAGATVLNDGHVDITSRIDDGVFTTKVKDTTASSTAIYRDTNETVLQLLPDSKTVLPEDEAYSFLGEPGSSIWQVSEVQYDGLLWPGWSTDEIAESAIQSGVTWSLDNASGPGEFALYTSSATVLGGVDVRFNTRDGITSADSFEIPKMTHAHGSWAFTEEGVYCLAFTRATTLASGKSASNKFTLALAVGETDVTSIDPATCFKDTDTPGDGSDTGDGSDTGDNGGDDGNGSGSETGDPGDTGDTDEPSDPGDTGGDGDTDNPGDGSDGGDGSDTGDDSGSDGGDDDNNGSGSDTGDPSDPGDTDEPGDAGDGSGGDDDSGVPVPQPVWNVANGTVNAAGATVLNDGHVDIASLLDGNRLVTQVKDTTSGSETWRDPTKTVLQLLPGAQAQVPSGSQWSFLGNAGSQFYQVTQTQQAGLLWPGWSTESITLNATNGVDWRLTNVSGPGEFALYQLGIFGQPEVLFNTRDGVSDADRFTIPKNTHAHGSWAFSAEGSYCLAFERATTLASGARVTSPFVLAVAVGHADVMQADPANCFTGQDEQPAPDGDTTPTEELTDANRGGLRVLDGAQGFYPGQLLRVQLPQGYAGKDVTGWLHSTPTNLGKQTVDAQHVASFRVPKDTPVGEHRIEVRSEGGSLIGWSEVKVVTPPSVPNAPKDQLTSGDNTPPVTTLAARQCVVGATVLSSGHVDYSSRIVNGSLQSLIGDDTSGTKVYREPAGTILWLKPSSVVTLPNGYGQIGAAGSRVWQIPQTQQANLIWLGWNTESLNAGNARGPVTWTINSVNGPGSMKVYLAGAFGGVQQMVFNGAGSYRIPLGVHAHANWAFSREGIYRISMTQTATLANGQTSSDTETLTIVVGAVDPASAMSSTTDCNTASQARLVFTADDAGTARAKKLAEEAALKAADQASALAGEADDTEQADERVDAAQGPRAKGAGPLAALTEGNPVPLLLTILGLLLLSGAAGAGVLWWMGKRNGSLAWRTRP